Proteins from a single region of Sphingomonas morindae:
- a CDS encoding histidine phosphatase family protein: MSDTLLLVRHTEVARAWAGRCYGQSDMGLSRAGARAAADLAARLAAQPIALVVHSDLRRAAALATRVARRAGVPVHADPHWRERDFGRWEGRRWTALYRETGVLMDRMLTDPHGFAPGGGETSAALAARAEAALRALQGRGTVLVVSHGGPIAAARAAHAGAPLTELARFIPALGEIVRLAL, from the coding sequence GTGAGCGATACGCTGCTGTTGGTCCGCCATACCGAGGTGGCGAGGGCCTGGGCAGGGCGCTGCTACGGCCAATCGGACATGGGCTTGAGCCGCGCCGGCGCGCGCGCCGCCGCCGACCTCGCGGCGCGGCTGGCGGCGCAGCCGATCGCGCTGGTGGTCCATTCCGATCTCCGCCGCGCGGCCGCGCTGGCGACGCGCGTGGCGCGGCGGGCCGGCGTTCCGGTGCATGCCGATCCGCACTGGCGCGAGCGCGATTTCGGCCGCTGGGAAGGCCGGCGCTGGACCGCCCTCTATCGCGAGACAGGCGTGCTGATGGACCGGATGCTCACCGATCCGCACGGCTTCGCCCCCGGTGGCGGCGAGACCAGCGCCGCGCTCGCCGCGCGTGCGGAGGCGGCGCTGCGTGCCTTGCAAGGGCGCGGCACGGTGCTGGTGGTGAGCCATGGGGGCCCGATCGCGGCGGCGCGCGCGGCGCACGCGGGCGCGCCGCTCACCGAACTGGCGCGCTTCATCCCCGCATTGGGCGAGATCGTGCGCCTCGCGCTCTAG
- a CDS encoding SulP family inorganic anion transporter, with protein MSSVLSAYRRQWFTTGDAARRDGLAGLVVALALIPEAIGFSIIAGVDPRVGLYASVAIAMTSALLGGRPAMISAATAAVAVLVGPLVRDHGLSYLFAATLLMGLIQIAAGLARLDLLMRFVSRSVITGFVNALAILILLAQLPQLVHVGWQTYALVAAGLAIIYGLPRLTRAVPSPLVAILVLSAISIGLGLPVRTVGDMGRLPEGLPSFALPQLPLTLETLRIILPYAGAMAAVGLLESLLTAQIVDDMTGTDSDKRQECMGQGTANIVAALFGGMGGCAMIGQSVINVTSGGRNRLSTFVAGGFLLFLLAVLGPWVGRVPMPALVAVMIMVSIGTFSWTSIPNLVRHPPSSSAVMLVTVVVVVATRDLSLGVLAGVLLSGLFFAGKVQRLVTVETMAAAAPGEAALVRISGQIFFASVDRVTRAFRHEIAAERIVIDLTDAHIWDISGVGALDAIIARLRRAGRSVEVIGYNRASADLVERFALHDKTGVELGLAPH; from the coding sequence ATGTCCTCTGTTCTCTCCGCCTATCGTCGCCAGTGGTTCACCACCGGCGACGCCGCCCGCCGCGATGGTCTGGCCGGGCTTGTCGTCGCGCTCGCGCTCATCCCCGAGGCGATCGGCTTTTCCATCATCGCCGGCGTCGATCCCCGCGTCGGCCTCTACGCCTCCGTCGCCATCGCCATGACGAGCGCGCTGCTCGGCGGCCGGCCCGCCATGATCTCCGCCGCCACCGCCGCCGTGGCGGTGCTGGTCGGCCCGCTGGTGCGCGATCACGGCCTCTCCTACCTGTTCGCCGCCACGCTTCTGATGGGGCTGATCCAGATCGCCGCGGGGCTGGCGCGGCTCGATCTGCTGATGCGGTTCGTCTCGCGCTCGGTCATCACCGGCTTCGTCAACGCGCTCGCCATTCTCATCCTGCTCGCGCAGCTGCCGCAGCTCGTGCATGTCGGCTGGCAGACCTATGCGCTGGTCGCGGCCGGGCTGGCGATCATCTACGGCCTGCCCCGTCTCACCCGGGCCGTGCCTTCGCCGCTGGTGGCGATCCTCGTGCTGAGCGCGATCAGCATCGGCCTGGGGCTTCCCGTCCGCACCGTCGGCGATATGGGCCGGCTCCCCGAGGGTCTGCCCAGCTTCGCCCTGCCGCAGCTGCCGCTGACGCTGGAGACGCTGCGCATCATCCTGCCCTATGCCGGCGCGATGGCGGCGGTGGGGCTGCTCGAATCCTTGCTGACCGCGCAGATCGTCGACGACATGACCGGCACCGACAGCGACAAGCGCCAGGAATGCATGGGCCAGGGCACCGCCAACATCGTCGCCGCGCTGTTCGGCGGCATGGGCGGCTGCGCGATGATCGGCCAGTCGGTGATCAACGTCACCTCGGGCGGGCGCAACCGCCTCTCCACCTTCGTCGCGGGCGGCTTTCTGCTTTTCCTGCTGGCGGTGCTGGGCCCATGGGTAGGCCGCGTGCCGATGCCCGCGCTGGTGGCGGTGATGATCATGGTCTCGATCGGCACTTTCAGCTGGACCTCGATCCCCAACCTCGTCCGCCATCCGCCAAGCTCGTCGGCGGTGATGCTGGTCACCGTCGTGGTGGTGGTGGCCACGCGCGATCTCTCGCTGGGCGTGCTGGCGGGGGTGCTGCTGTCCGGCCTGTTCTTCGCGGGCAAGGTGCAGCGGCTGGTGACGGTGGAGACGATGGCCGCCGCCGCGCCGGGCGAGGCGGCGCTGGTCCGGATCAGCGGCCAGATCTTCTTCGCCTCAGTCGACCGCGTGACGCGCGCCTTTCGCCACGAGATCGCGGCGGAGCGGATCGTCATCGATCTGACCGACGCGCATATCTGGGACATTTCCGGGGTCGGCGCGCTCGACGCGATCATCGCCCGACTGCGCCGCGCCGGCCGCTCGGTGGAGGTGATCGGCTATAACCGCGCCAGCGCCGATCTGGTCGAGCGCTTCGCGCTGCACGACAAGACCGGGGTCGAGCTGGGCCTCGCGCCGCACTGA
- a CDS encoding 5-oxoproline transporter, DUF979 family subunit — MIGLGAVYAVAGLVFLGFALLALRARNPWHAGFYALIATSFLAGDLLGDSANGALALALAAIAGTGRLRAPAAGAPAGDRDAARGDGLFAIALVIPVTALLGTFVFKAWPGLVAPGQATLVALTLGMLMALALCYAMLRPGPLAPFVEGARLMDMVGWAALLPQMLASLGAVFAVAHVGAVVGGLVGAAIPAGSLIAAVLAYALGMVLFTLVMGNAFAAFPVMIGAVGMPVLIRDHHGDPAVIAALGMLAGFCGTLLTPMAANFNLVPAALLGLRDRYAVIRAQAPTALPLLGVIILLLWWCGFR, encoded by the coding sequence GTGATCGGGCTCGGCGCTGTCTATGCCGTGGCGGGGCTCGTCTTCTTGGGCTTCGCGCTGCTCGCGCTGCGCGCGCGCAATCCGTGGCACGCCGGCTTCTACGCGCTGATCGCCACCAGCTTCCTGGCGGGCGACCTTCTGGGGGACAGCGCGAACGGCGCGCTCGCGCTCGCGCTGGCGGCGATCGCGGGCACCGGCCGGCTGCGCGCGCCGGCCGCCGGCGCCCCCGCTGGCGACCGCGACGCGGCGCGCGGCGATGGCCTGTTCGCGATCGCGCTCGTCATTCCCGTCACCGCGCTGCTCGGCACCTTCGTCTTCAAGGCCTGGCCCGGGCTGGTGGCGCCGGGGCAGGCGACGCTGGTGGCGCTGACGCTCGGCATGCTGATGGCGCTCGCGCTCTGCTACGCGATGCTGCGGCCCGGCCCGCTCGCGCCCTTCGTCGAAGGCGCGCGGCTGATGGACATGGTGGGCTGGGCGGCGCTGCTGCCGCAGATGCTCGCCAGCCTCGGCGCGGTGTTCGCCGTCGCCCATGTCGGCGCGGTGGTGGGCGGGCTGGTCGGCGCCGCCATTCCGGCGGGCAGCCTGATCGCGGCGGTGCTCGCCTATGCGCTCGGCATGGTGCTGTTCACACTGGTGATGGGCAATGCCTTCGCGGCCTTTCCGGTGATGATCGGCGCGGTCGGCATGCCGGTGCTGATCCGCGATCATCATGGCGATCCGGCGGTGATCGCCGCGCTCGGCATGCTGGCCGGCTTCTGCGGCACGCTGCTCACCCCGATGGCGGCCAATTTCAACCTGGTGCCGGCGGCCTTGCTGGGGCTGCGCGATCGCTACGCGGTGATCCGCGCGCAGGCGCCCACCGCGCTGCCGCTGCTCGGCGTGATCATCCTTCTCCTCTGGTGGTGTGGCTTTCGATGA
- a CDS encoding adenosylcobinamide-GDP ribazoletransferase yields the protein MPAAPIERAPGWAPPLLALQLLTRVPLPWLGRLDGPAARRAMARALAWLPLAGAAVGLATGLAYLAASHIWSPLPALLLALAFEAWLTGALHEDGLADFCDAFGGGRTPEQIARILKDSRIGSYGALGLGLAVALRIAATLALPAPLRLAGIVAAASLGRWMAVLLLGLAPPPPDATGLAASLGAPSRRVRIGATLAALPALLACARLAPAPVLAGVAAALIGLVALARLVRRRLGAANGDCLGFAACAGQLALLMALAAR from the coding sequence GTGCCGGCCGCGCCGATTGAGCGCGCCCCCGGCTGGGCGCCGCCGCTACTCGCGCTGCAGCTGCTGACGCGGGTGCCGCTGCCCTGGCTCGGCCGGCTGGACGGGCCGGCGGCGCGCCGAGCGATGGCGCGCGCGCTCGCCTGGCTGCCGCTGGCGGGCGCTGCGGTCGGCCTCGCCACCGGGCTCGCCTATCTGGCGGCGTCGCACATCTGGTCGCCGCTGCCCGCGCTGCTGCTCGCGCTCGCCTTCGAGGCCTGGCTGACGGGCGCGCTGCACGAGGATGGGCTGGCCGATTTCTGCGATGCATTCGGCGGCGGGCGCACGCCCGAGCAGATCGCCCGCATCCTCAAGGACAGCCGGATCGGCAGCTATGGCGCGCTCGGGCTCGGCCTTGCCGTGGCCTTGCGGATCGCCGCGACGCTCGCGCTGCCGGCGCCGCTCCGCCTGGCGGGGATCGTCGCGGCGGCGTCGCTGGGGCGGTGGATGGCGGTGCTGCTGCTCGGGCTCGCGCCGCCCCCGCCGGATGCGACCGGCCTGGCGGCGAGCCTCGGGGCGCCGTCGCGCCGGGTGCGGATCGGCGCGACCTTGGCGGCGCTGCCCGCGCTGCTCGCCTGCGCGCGTCTCGCGCCCGCGCCCGTGCTGGCGGGGGTGGCGGCGGCGCTGATCGGCCTAGTGGCGCTGGCGCGGCTGGTGCGCCGCCGGCTCGGCGCGGCCAATGGCGATTGCCTGGGCTTCGCGGCCTGTGCCGGACAGCTGGCGCTGCTGATGGCGCTGGCGGCGCGGTGA
- a CDS encoding DUF2891 domain-containing protein, whose protein sequence is MMLDEQTARRFAALTLGHLGREYPNLLMHVWTGPDDGGAPAALHPIFFGSFDWHSCVHGWWQVLRLARLFPAMPEAAAIAARADALFVPDRVAGECAYFDRPGTAGWERPYGWAWLLALHAEAERHAHGWGAALAPLAERLAARLSAYFEKLSYPIRVGTHFNTAFACLLARDWAETRDPALAARIGARALHWFGGDRDCQAWEPGGDDFLSSALIEALLMARILPAPAFADWFAAFLPRCAEGLPATLFTPAEVSDRSDGKIAHLDGLNLSRAWCWRGLAAALPALAPVGEPAAARHLEAALPHLADDYMGEHWLATYALLALTG, encoded by the coding sequence ATGATGCTGGACGAACAGACGGCACGCCGCTTCGCGGCGCTCACCCTCGGCCATCTCGGCCGCGAATATCCCAATCTGCTGATGCATGTGTGGACCGGGCCGGACGATGGCGGCGCGCCCGCCGCGCTCCACCCGATCTTCTTCGGCAGCTTCGATTGGCACAGCTGCGTCCATGGCTGGTGGCAGGTGCTGCGGCTGGCGCGGCTCTTCCCCGCCATGCCCGAGGCCGCGGCGATCGCGGCGCGCGCCGACGCGCTGTTCGTGCCCGATCGCGTCGCCGGCGAGTGCGCCTATTTCGATCGCCCCGGCACCGCCGGCTGGGAACGCCCCTATGGCTGGGCCTGGCTGCTCGCGCTCCATGCCGAGGCGGAGCGGCATGCGCACGGCTGGGGCGCGGCGCTGGCGCCGCTCGCCGAGAGGCTGGCGGCGCGGCTGAGCGCCTATTTCGAGAAACTGAGCTATCCGATCCGCGTCGGCACCCATTTCAACACCGCCTTCGCCTGCCTGCTCGCGCGGGACTGGGCCGAGACGCGCGATCCGGCGCTGGCGGCGCGGATCGGCGCGCGCGCGCTGCACTGGTTCGGCGGCGATCGCGATTGCCAGGCCTGGGAGCCCGGCGGCGACGATTTCCTCTCCTCCGCGCTGATCGAGGCGCTGCTGATGGCGCGGATCCTGCCGGCGCCCGCCTTTGCCGACTGGTTCGCCGCCTTCCTGCCGCGCTGCGCCGAGGGGCTGCCCGCCACGCTCTTCACCCCAGCCGAGGTATCGGACCGCAGCGACGGCAAGATCGCGCATCTCGACGGGCTCAATCTCAGCCGCGCCTGGTGCTGGCGCGGGCTGGCGGCGGCCTTGCCCGCGCTCGCCCCCGTGGGCGAGCCGGCGGCGGCGCGCCATCTCGAGGCCGCGCTGCCGCATCTCGCCGACGATTATATGGGCGAGCATTGGCTCGCCACCTATGCCCTACTGGCCCTGACCGGCTGA
- a CDS encoding hydantoinase B/oxoprolinase family protein produces the protein MRWYFWIDRGGTFTDVVAVDPAGRLHTAKLLSEDPQRREDAAVAAIRMLAGDVPADADIRIGTTVATNALLERKGAPVLLAITRGFGDALTIGTQERPQLFARAIRRAPPIHARVLEIDERVTAEGAVLTPLDEAAAAAGFAAARAEGLTAVAIVLMHGYRHSAHEQRLAALARAAGFTQISVSHEVGPLIKLIGRGDTSVADAYLSPVLRRYVDGLEAALGRAPLFMQSNGGLADGAAFRGKDAILSGPAGGIVGMARTAAEAGETRVIGFDMGGTSTDVSLFAGAYERDNETIVAGARIRAPMMRIHTVAAGGGSICGFADGRLTVGPHSAGAVPGPACYGRGGPLTVTDCNLVLGKIQPAFFPRLFGPQGDAPLDRAAAEARLGAVAAAAGLSPEATAEGLIAIAVAGMANAIKAISVARGHDARRFALACFGGAGGQHACLVADALGMDRVILHPLAGVLSAYGIGLADRSLVRERTLGLPLAAPGIDAAAAALAEEAAAALAAQGLDRAAITTRIEAHCRLDGQDGGIAVPFGPAPAMRAAFEEAHRARFGFAAEGAPLLDMLRVEAVLPAAAPMPAVTAGPGGPAEAHVRTRMAGVEQDTPVHQRAALAADAEIAGPALIVDPLSTIVIEPGWRGRLVAGGTLRLERAAPRRADAVRSADADPVRLEIFSGLFMAIAEEMGAALQHSASSVNIRERLDFSCALFDAEGHLIANAPHIPVHLGSMGDSVRTLIARRGESLRPGQAFAINAPYDGGTHLPDITVILPVFADDDAPGRPSFFVAARGHHADIGGITPGSMPAESRSIAEEGVVFDTVLLADHDGFREAAVRAVLASGPWPARNPAMNIADLKAQIAACARGAEGLRGLCADHGAAVVRAYMRHVQAQSAAAVRRLLAGLQSGSFAYALDNGAEVRVAVTVEGAGATIDFAGTSPQQPTNFNAPRAVVRAAVLYVLRTLIDEPVPLNDGCLAPVTLRIPEGSMLDPRPPAAVVAGNVEVSQVVTDALFGAFGAMAAAQGTMNNLTFGDARHQYYETIAGGAGAGPDFEGAAAVQTHMTNSRMTDPEVLEQRFPVLVERFAIRRGSGGAGRRRGGDGAVRVLRFRAPMQLSILANRRRVPPFGLAGGAPGALGVTRIERADGSVEPLAGTAAVAVAPGDAIRIETPGGGGYGAA, from the coding sequence ATGCGCTGGTATTTCTGGATCGATCGGGGCGGAACCTTCACGGATGTCGTGGCGGTCGATCCGGCAGGGCGGCTCCACACCGCCAAGCTCCTGTCCGAGGATCCGCAGCGGCGCGAGGATGCGGCGGTCGCGGCGATTCGGATGCTGGCGGGCGACGTGCCCGCCGACGCCGATATCCGCATCGGCACCACCGTCGCCACCAATGCGCTGCTCGAGCGCAAGGGCGCGCCGGTGCTGCTCGCCATCACGCGCGGCTTTGGCGATGCGCTGACGATCGGCACGCAGGAGCGGCCGCAGCTCTTCGCCCGCGCCATCCGCCGCGCCCCGCCGATCCACGCCCGCGTCCTGGAGATTGACGAGCGCGTCACCGCCGAGGGCGCGGTGCTGACGCCGCTGGACGAGGCCGCCGCCGCCGCCGGCTTCGCCGCCGCGCGGGCCGAGGGGCTGACGGCGGTGGCGATCGTGCTGATGCACGGCTATCGCCACAGCGCGCACGAGCAAAGGCTGGCCGCGCTGGCGCGCGCCGCCGGCTTCACGCAGATCTCGGTCAGCCACGAGGTCGGGCCGCTGATCAAGCTGATCGGGCGCGGCGATACCAGCGTCGCCGACGCCTATCTCTCGCCCGTGCTGCGCCGCTATGTGGATGGGCTGGAGGCGGCACTCGGGCGCGCGCCGCTGTTCATGCAATCCAATGGCGGGCTGGCGGATGGCGCCGCCTTTCGCGGCAAGGACGCGATCCTGTCGGGACCGGCGGGCGGCATTGTCGGCATGGCCCGCACCGCCGCCGAGGCGGGCGAGACGCGCGTGATCGGCTTCGACATGGGCGGCACCTCCACCGACGTGTCGCTCTTTGCCGGCGCCTATGAGCGCGACAATGAGACGATCGTCGCCGGCGCCCGCATCCGCGCGCCGATGATGCGCATCCATACCGTGGCGGCGGGCGGCGGATCGATCTGCGGCTTCGCGGACGGGCGGCTCACCGTCGGCCCGCATTCGGCGGGCGCGGTGCCGGGCCCCGCCTGTTACGGCCGGGGCGGCCCGCTCACCGTGACCGATTGCAACCTCGTGCTCGGCAAGATCCAGCCGGCATTCTTCCCGCGCCTGTTCGGGCCGCAGGGCGACGCGCCGCTCGACCGCGCGGCGGCGGAGGCGCGGCTGGGCGCGGTGGCGGCCGCCGCCGGTCTCTCGCCGGAGGCGACGGCGGAGGGGCTGATCGCCATCGCGGTGGCGGGCATGGCCAATGCCATCAAGGCGATCTCGGTGGCGCGCGGCCATGATGCGCGGCGCTTCGCGCTCGCCTGTTTCGGCGGGGCGGGGGGCCAGCATGCCTGTCTCGTCGCCGATGCGCTGGGGATGGACCGGGTGATCCTGCATCCGCTCGCGGGCGTGCTGTCCGCCTATGGCATCGGCCTGGCGGATCGCAGCCTGGTGCGCGAGCGCACGCTCGGCCTCCCGCTCGCCGCGCCGGGGATCGACGCGGCGGCCGCCGCGCTCGCCGAGGAGGCGGCGGCGGCGCTGGCGGCGCAGGGATTGGATCGCGCCGCCATCACCACGCGGATCGAGGCGCATTGTCGGCTGGACGGGCAGGATGGCGGCATCGCCGTGCCGTTCGGCCCCGCTCCGGCGATGCGGGCGGCCTTTGAAGAGGCGCACCGCGCTCGCTTCGGCTTCGCCGCCGAGGGCGCGCCGCTGCTCGACATGCTGCGCGTCGAGGCGGTGCTGCCGGCGGCGGCGCCGATGCCGGCGGTGACGGCGGGGCCGGGCGGCCCGGCCGAGGCCCATGTCCGCACGCGCATGGCGGGCGTGGAGCAGGACACGCCCGTCCACCAGCGCGCGGCGCTCGCGGCCGATGCCGAGATCGCCGGCCCGGCGCTGATCGTCGATCCGCTTTCCACCATCGTGATCGAGCCGGGCTGGCGCGGCCGGCTGGTGGCGGGGGGCACGCTGCGGCTGGAGCGCGCCGCGCCGCGCCGCGCCGACGCCGTCCGCTCGGCCGATGCCGATCCCGTGCGGCTGGAGATCTTCTCCGGCCTGTTCATGGCGATCGCGGAGGAGATGGGGGCCGCGCTCCAGCATTCGGCATCCTCGGTCAATATCCGCGAGCGGCTGGATTTCTCCTGCGCCCTGTTCGATGCCGAGGGCCATCTGATCGCCAACGCGCCGCACATCCCCGTGCATCTCGGCTCGATGGGCGACAGCGTGCGGACGCTGATCGCCCGGCGCGGCGAGAGCCTGAGGCCGGGCCAGGCCTTCGCCATCAACGCGCCCTATGATGGCGGCACGCATCTGCCGGACATCACCGTCATCCTGCCCGTCTTCGCCGACGACGACGCGCCCGGACGGCCGAGCTTCTTCGTCGCGGCGCGCGGGCATCACGCGGATATCGGCGGCATCACGCCCGGCTCGATGCCCGCCGAAAGCCGCAGCATCGCCGAGGAAGGCGTGGTGTTCGATACCGTGCTGCTCGCCGATCATGACGGCTTCCGCGAGGCGGCGGTGCGCGCGGTACTCGCCTCCGGCCCGTGGCCGGCGCGCAATCCGGCGATGAACATCGCCGATCTCAAGGCGCAGATCGCCGCCTGCGCGCGGGGCGCCGAGGGCCTGCGCGGGCTCTGCGCCGATCATGGCGCGGCGGTGGTGCGCGCCTATATGCGCCATGTGCAGGCGCAGTCGGCGGCGGCGGTGCGTCGCCTGCTGGCCGGGCTGCAAAGCGGATCCTTCGCCTATGCGCTCGACAACGGCGCCGAGGTGCGGGTGGCGGTGACGGTGGAGGGCGCCGGCGCGACGATCGATTTCGCCGGCACCAGCCCGCAGCAGCCGACCAACTTCAACGCCCCGCGCGCGGTGGTGCGCGCCGCCGTCCTTTATGTCCTGCGCACGCTGATCGACGAGCCGGTGCCGCTCAACGATGGCTGTCTGGCGCCCGTCACGCTGCGCATCCCGGAGGGGTCGATGCTCGATCCCCGGCCGCCGGCGGCGGTGGTGGCGGGCAATGTCGAGGTCAGCCAGGTGGTGACGGACGCGTTGTTCGGCGCCTTCGGCGCGATGGCGGCGGCGCAGGGCACCATGAACAACCTCACCTTCGGCGATGCGCGCCACCAATATTATGAGACGATCGCGGGCGGCGCCGGCGCCGGCCCCGATTTCGAGGGCGCGGCAGCGGTGCAGACGCACATGACCAACAGCCGCATGACCGATCCCGAGGTGCTGGAACAGCGTTTCCCGGTGCTGGTGGAGCGGTTCGCGATCAGGCGCGGCTCGGGCGGCGCCGGGCGCCGGCGCGGCGGCGACGGGGCGGTGCGGGTGCTGCGCTTCCGCGCGCCGATGCAGCTCAGCATCCTCGCCAATCGCCGCCGCGTGCCGCCCTTCGGCCTGGCCGGCGGCGCGCCCGGCGCCTTGGGCGTCACGCGGATCGAGCGTGCCGATGGATCGGTGGAGCCGCTCGCCGGAACCGCCGCGGTCGCGGTGGCGCCGGGCGATGCCATCCGCATCGAAACGCCGGGCGGCGGCGGCTACGGCGCCGCCTGA
- a CDS encoding DUF969 domain-containing protein: MLVLAGILVIVAGFMLRVQPMLAVVAAALVTGLAAGLAPPAILAAFGHGFNEARYVTLVYIVLPVIGLLEREGLQARARALIARWRGAGAGRLLFLYMIFRQLSAALGLTSIAGPAQTVRPLLAPMAQAAAEREGAPPADEGVAALAAATDSIGLFFGEDIFLAIGSILLMKGVLAGYGVALEPFQLSIWAIPVAVAALLIHGVRLMRLRRRWR; encoded by the coding sequence ATGCTGGTGCTGGCCGGCATCCTCGTGATCGTCGCCGGCTTCATGCTGCGCGTGCAGCCGATGCTGGCGGTGGTGGCGGCGGCGCTCGTCACCGGGCTCGCGGCGGGGCTGGCGCCGCCCGCGATCCTCGCCGCCTTCGGCCATGGCTTCAACGAGGCGCGCTATGTGACGCTGGTCTACATAGTGCTGCCGGTGATCGGCCTGCTCGAGCGCGAGGGGCTGCAGGCGCGCGCCCGGGCGCTGATCGCCCGCTGGCGCGGCGCGGGCGCCGGGCGGCTGCTGTTCCTCTACATGATCTTCCGCCAGCTGAGCGCGGCGCTCGGCCTCACCTCGATCGCCGGCCCCGCGCAGACGGTGCGGCCGCTGCTCGCGCCCATGGCCCAGGCCGCCGCCGAGCGCGAGGGCGCCCCGCCGGCGGACGAGGGCGTCGCCGCGCTCGCCGCCGCCACCGATTCGATCGGCCTCTTCTTCGGCGAGGATATTTTCCTCGCAATCGGCTCCATCCTGCTGATGAAGGGGGTGTTGGCCGGCTATGGCGTGGCGCTGGAGCCCTTCCAGCTCTCGATATGGGCGATCCCCGTGGCGGTGGCGGCGCTGCTGATCCATGGCGTGCGGCTGATGCGGCTGCGGCGGCGCTGGCGGTGA